The Streptomyces sp. GSL17-111 region CCGCGTCGCTGGAACCCCAACATCCAGCGCGTGCGTGCCGTGGTCGGGCGGACGCCGAAGCGCCTCAACGTCTGCACCTCGTGCATCAAGGCCGGCAAGGTCTCGCGCTGACGCGATAAGTCGCAGCGCAGCCCCTGACGGTTGCCGCAAGCCGGTCCGCCTCGCGCGGACCGGCTTTGTGCTGCCCGA contains the following coding sequences:
- the rpmB gene encoding 50S ribosomal protein L28 is translated as MAANCDVCGKGPGFGNSISHSHRRTPRRWNPNIQRVRAVVGRTPKRLNVCTSCIKAGKVSR